One part of the Populus alba chromosome 18, ASM523922v2, whole genome shotgun sequence genome encodes these proteins:
- the LOC118051616 gene encoding glucosamine 6-phosphate N-acetyltransferase isoform X1: MLFSFSWSNVFIIELELPHSSMDAEHKFGVRKLEILDKSKGFIELLQQLTICDSVSDKEFEERFQEISSCGDDHLICVIEDDRSGKIIATGSVFIEKKFLRNCGKVGHIEDVVVDSAARGMQLGKKIIEFLTDHAHSMGCYKVILDCSLENKAFYEKCGYKQKEVQMVKYFI; the protein is encoded by the coding sequence ATGCTCTTTAGTTTCAGCTGGTCTAATGTTTTCATCATTGAACTAGAGTTGCCCCACAGCTCAATGGATGCTGAGCACAAGTTTGGAGTCCGGAAACTAGAGATATTAGATAAAAGCAAAGGTTTCATAGAGCTATTGCAACAATTAACCATTTGTGATTCTGTTTCGGATAAGGAGTTTGAAGAGCGTTTTCAAGAGATCAGCTCATGTGGTGATGACCATCTTATTTGTGTGATCGAAGATGATCGTTCTGGGAAGATTATTGCAACTGGGAgtgtttttattgaaaagaaGTTCTTGAGGAATTGTGGTAAAGTTGGACATATCGAAGATGTTGTGGTTGATTCTGCCGCCCGAGGGATGCAATTaggaaagaaaattattgagTTTCTTACAGATCATGCTCATTCAATGGGGTGCTATAAGGTGATTCTTGATTGCAGTCTTGAGAACAAAGCATTTTACGAGAAATGTGGTTACAAGCAGAAAGAAGTTCAAATGGTgaagtattttatttag
- the LOC118051616 gene encoding glucosamine 6-phosphate N-acetyltransferase isoform X2, producing MDAEHKFGVRKLEILDKSKGFIELLQQLTICDSVSDKEFEERFQEISSCGDDHLICVIEDDRSGKIIATGSVFIEKKFLRNCGKVGHIEDVVVDSAARGMQLGKKIIEFLTDHAHSMGCYKVILDCSLENKAFYEKCGYKQKEVQMVKYFI from the coding sequence ATGGATGCTGAGCACAAGTTTGGAGTCCGGAAACTAGAGATATTAGATAAAAGCAAAGGTTTCATAGAGCTATTGCAACAATTAACCATTTGTGATTCTGTTTCGGATAAGGAGTTTGAAGAGCGTTTTCAAGAGATCAGCTCATGTGGTGATGACCATCTTATTTGTGTGATCGAAGATGATCGTTCTGGGAAGATTATTGCAACTGGGAgtgtttttattgaaaagaaGTTCTTGAGGAATTGTGGTAAAGTTGGACATATCGAAGATGTTGTGGTTGATTCTGCCGCCCGAGGGATGCAATTaggaaagaaaattattgagTTTCTTACAGATCATGCTCATTCAATGGGGTGCTATAAGGTGATTCTTGATTGCAGTCTTGAGAACAAAGCATTTTACGAGAAATGTGGTTACAAGCAGAAAGAAGTTCAAATGGTgaagtattttatttag
- the LOC118051615 gene encoding uncharacterized protein has translation MEMEPASTPEVGKKLWHIVRVIFYMVRKSISKSRIMVDLHLMLKRGNKLAEKAICNLMFHNYHHSSFSCRSNDALSFISPREYEFSCSNSPANFNPFYTHKRKHQLNLFAKSYKYDDVTTVAAVQKMLEMLNNPEVASAVEASPSSLPGFGKSPMVRQLRITDSPFPLKDEGDSQVDKAAEEFIKKFYKDLKLQKTAAATATALESPYNGMWGR, from the coding sequence ATGGAGATGGAGCCAGCAAGCACACCGGAAGTGGGCAAGAAATTATGGCACATAGTACGAGTTATATTCTACATGGTAAGAAAAAGCATATCAAAGAGCAGAATAATGGTTGATCTCCATTTGATGCTAAAACGAGGTAATAAACTAGCAGAAAAAGCCATATGCAACCTCATGTTCCACAACTACCACCACTCTTCTTTCAGCTGCCGCTCCAACGACGCACTTTCCTTCATCTCCCCGCGAGAATACGAGTTTAGCTGCAGCAACAGCCCGGCTAATTTCAACCCTTTCTACACCCACAAACGCAAGCACCAACTCAACCTTTTCGCCAAGTCTTACAAGTATGACGATGTCACCACTGTTGCTGCTGTGCAAAAGATGCTCGAAATGTTAAACAATCCTGAGGTTGCCAGCGCCGTTGAAGCATCACCATCGTCGCTGCCAGGATTCGGAAAGAGTCCGATGGTGAGGCAGTTGAGAATAACTGACTCGCCTTTCCCACTAAAAGATGAAGGAGACAGTCAGGTGGACAAGGCAGCTGAGGAATTTATCAAGAAGTTCTACAAGGACTTGAAGCTGCAAAAAACTGCCgccgccaccgccaccgcccTTGAATCACCGTACAATGGCATGTGGGGCAGATAA